One region of Oceanipulchritudo coccoides genomic DNA includes:
- a CDS encoding helix-turn-helix domain-containing protein has protein sequence MDLGNRSLLHQVDPFGIGEVQPFAKGARTDLQDLAASLGVSYSKFRALFKSQTGYSPREFEIRIKLNRASEMLQSGMNSVSDTSEELGYSSVYYFSRAFKQQFGKSPREWARSSHRKAP, from the coding sequence ATGGACTTGGGTAATCGATCCCTTCTACATCAAGTAGACCCATTCGGAATCGGTGAGGTACAACCATTTGCCAAGGGCGCCCGCACCGACCTTCAGGACCTGGCCGCTTCCCTTGGGGTCAGTTACTCCAAGTTCCGTGCCCTCTTCAAGTCACAAACCGGATACTCCCCGCGGGAGTTTGAAATCAGGATCAAGCTGAACCGAGCCAGTGAAATGCTTCAATCGGGCATGAACAGTGTCTCGGATACATCGGAGGAGCTCGGCTACTCCTCAGTTTATTACTTCTCCCGCGCCTTTAAGCAGCAGTTTGGCAAATCACCCCGGGAATGGGCCAGGTCAAGCCACCGAAAAGCCCCTTAA
- a CDS encoding lamin tail domain-containing protein: MKKLFLLSLAALATTQLAQAQVISEIDLDNSKVEIVNNTASTVDLTGYFWCNRVNGSPFYPAVSAAEIDAANSTATSLVMASGEILVFQLTSAFLPASGGELGLYNTNSFGSRAALVDYVNYGTSTGVRDTVAVQSPAIWESNAAVDLSGAAPGETIQLLGGTAGDSVNDYIVAAGTIGAAQSAKLVISEIDLDNSKVEIVNVGIGLADLTGYFWCNRVNGSPFYPAVSASDIDGANSDGTDLIIGYQEVLVFDLTSAFLPASGGELGLYSTNTFSTRSALIDYVNYGTSTGVRDTVAVQSPAIWESNAAVDLTGAGPGDSIQLRFGEPGDSVSHYEVKTASIGIAQSIFEVPPPPGMVSITDFGFIDSTTVFIEFTYDGSQTVVPVESSVLGGFTAVSDRTTVLEPSGNRFEFSVPAGNRFFFRLEEISGP; encoded by the coding sequence ATGAAGAAGTTATTCCTCCTGTCCCTGGCAGCACTTGCCACTACCCAACTAGCCCAGGCCCAAGTCATCAGCGAAATCGATTTGGACAACAGTAAGGTCGAAATTGTGAACAATACCGCCTCGACCGTTGATCTCACCGGCTATTTCTGGTGCAATCGGGTCAACGGCAGCCCATTTTATCCAGCGGTCAGCGCAGCAGAAATCGACGCCGCCAACAGCACCGCCACCAGCCTGGTGATGGCTTCGGGCGAAATCCTGGTCTTCCAGCTGACCTCAGCCTTTCTCCCTGCTTCCGGGGGCGAGCTGGGGCTGTACAACACCAATTCCTTTGGTTCCCGTGCAGCACTTGTTGACTATGTCAACTACGGCACCAGCACAGGCGTTCGCGATACGGTTGCCGTCCAATCCCCTGCCATCTGGGAATCCAATGCGGCCGTCGACCTGAGCGGAGCGGCTCCGGGAGAGACTATCCAACTGCTTGGAGGCACCGCTGGAGACAGCGTCAATGATTACATCGTCGCCGCTGGCACGATCGGGGCAGCCCAGTCCGCTAAACTGGTTATCAGCGAGATCGACTTGGACAACAGTAAGGTGGAAATTGTCAATGTCGGTATTGGTCTGGCAGATCTGACTGGGTATTTCTGGTGCAACCGCGTCAATGGCAGCCCGTTTTATCCTGCTGTCAGCGCGAGCGACATTGACGGTGCAAACAGTGACGGAACAGATCTGATAATAGGATATCAGGAAGTACTGGTCTTTGACCTGACCTCCGCCTTTCTTCCTGCTTCCGGGGGTGAGCTGGGGCTGTACAGCACCAATACCTTCAGTACCCGCTCAGCGCTTATTGACTATGTCAACTACGGCACGAGCACAGGCGTTCGCGATACGGTTGCCGTCCAATCCCCTGCCATCTGGGAATCCAATGCTGCCGTCGACCTGACGGGTGCAGGCCCTGGAGACAGCATCCAGCTCCGCTTCGGAGAACCCGGGGACAGCGTTAGTCACTACGAGGTGAAGACGGCGTCGATTGGAATTGCCCAATCGATCTTCGAGGTACCTCCCCCACCCGGCATGGTATCCATCACTGACTTCGGCTTCATCGACAGCACAACGGTCTTTATCGAGTTTACATACGACGGCAGTCAAACAGTCGTGCCGGTGGAATCTTCGGTCCTCGGGGGCTTTACTGCCGTTTCCGACCGGACGACCGTATTGGAACCTTCAGGAAACCGTTTTGAATTCAGTGTGCCTGCGGGCAATCGCTTCTTCTTCCGTCTGGAAGAAATTAGCGGACCTTGA